One stretch of Miscanthus floridulus cultivar M001 chromosome 18, ASM1932011v1, whole genome shotgun sequence DNA includes these proteins:
- the LOC136524383 gene encoding uncharacterized protein — protein MVQDAPNALASDADHPAPPSRLLSKHRPRRRAAAPRPPLPPPAPPAPARGLPDLSLCHCCGVRFPTPQPGARSNRRPVRPLSSLWRVVLLCAECLSLVRSAAVCSYCLSLDNLPPEDSAVVCRRCKRCVHRSCIPAEHRTTVIQPVDVEDFLCVDCCPTVRSKNRGFNLGLNLEACFWDRTSVAGENALRKAAEVKLASKRGNNAVGSSGLVGRNSGVPVLLDEELALQLHLAMNGSQRISRSGNSAGGGSAEPGKGKNDGVGGRICNINQEICITNMMAQLDEEEEPGCNRVLKCLRSSDSSVTVVLALECVKGKHAEESMKAKRKGPHVITQQDDLVDPYKKYSKRSSSKLAKDGYVESRNMCDGMDIDADHGGNGVAPMK, from the coding sequence ATGGTGCAGGACGCACCTAACGCACTTGCCTCCGACGCCGATCACCCCGCCCCGCCGTCCCGCCTCCTTTCTAAGcaccgcccgcgccgccgcgctgCGGCCCCTCGCCCGCCCCTGCCACCACCTGCGCCGCCAGCGCCCGCGCGTGGCCTGCCCGATCTCAGCCTGTGCCACTGCTGCGGCGTCCGCTTCCCAACGCCCCAGCCGGGGGCCAGGTCCAATCGCCGCCCGGTCCGTCCACTCAGCTCCCTATGGCGCGTCGTCCTCCTCTGCGCCGAATGCCTCTCCCTCGTCCGCTCCGCCGCTGTATGCTCCTACTGCCTCTCCCTCGACAACCTGCCGCCTGAGGACTCCGCCGTCGTCTGCCGCCGCTGCAAGCGCTGTGTCCACCGATCCTGTATCCCCGCCGAACACCGCACGACCGTGATCCAGCCGGTCGATGTGGAGGATTTCCTCTGCGTCGATTGCTGCCCCACCGTGAGATCGAAGAACAGGGGCTTCAATTTGGGGCTGAATCTGGAGGCTTGCTTCTGGGATCGTACCTCCGTTGCTGGGGAGAACGCTCTGAGGAAGGCTGCGGAGGTGAAGTTGGCTTCCAAGCGGGGGAACAACGCTGTTGGCAGCAGTGGGCTGGTGGGGAGGAACAGTGGTGTTCCGGTTCTGCTGGACGAAGAGTTAGCTTTGCAGCTACACCTGGCAATGAATGGATCACAGAGGATTTCACGTTCGGGTAATTCAGCTGGTGGTGGCTCTGCCGAGCCAGGCAAGGGGAAGAATGATGGGGTTGGTGGTAGGATTTGCAACATAAATCAGGAGATTTGCATAACCAATATGATGGCTCagctcgatgaagaagaagaaccagGTTGCAACAGGGTTTTAAAGTGCCTTAGGAGTTCTGATTCCTCTGTCACAGTGGTTCTTGCGCTGGAATGTGTGAAAGGTAAACACGCTGAGGAGAGCATGAAAGCTAAAAGAAAAGGTCCTCATGTGATTACACAGCAGGATGATTTGGTGGATCCCTATAAGAAGTATAGCAAAAGGAGCTCAAGCAAGTTGGCAAAAGATGGATATGTTGAGAGCCGGAACATGTGTGATGGGATGGACATAGATGCTGATCATGGTGGTAATGGGGTGGCTCCTATGAAATAG